One Aegilops tauschii subsp. strangulata cultivar AL8/78 chromosome 7, Aet v6.0, whole genome shotgun sequence genomic window carries:
- the LOC109752604 gene encoding uncharacterized protein isoform X2, with the protein MTRHGVVIHYGHCKLPGHNRSSCSDLKAGIPPYVPPPKQHVRRRRRAEPTTEEDQEAEPNVQEQQEEAPNAQEEQEAQHTQDEPVTTQDINDQILLSAVYNHDMLNEMIFQRPMPKTTTTTPRPLPDSSFITAAREALGIGTSSTSTTAGDLAMKAAAMRIAKEKVFAAQRDATLEQRHESHEKQAADVLARREAEKAKNEEEKEKKRAEALAKKEEEKAKKRAEALAKREEEKANKAKKWQQR; encoded by the exons ATGACAAGGCATGGTGTAGTTATCCACTATGGGCACTGCAAACTACCTGGACACAATAGGAGTTCATGTTCTGATCTTAAAGCTGGCATACCACCATATGTTCCTCCCCCAAAGCAACATGTCAGGAGAAGGAGAAGGGCAGAACCAACTACTGAAGAAGATCAAGAGGCAGAACCAAATGTTCAAGAACAGCAAGAGGAAGCACCAAATGCTCAGGAGGAGCAAGAGGCACAACATACACAGGATGAGCCTGTCACAACTCAG GATATCAACGACCAAATTCTTCTCTCTGCTGTGTATAATCATGATATGCTCAATGAAATGATTTTCCAG AGACCTATGCCAAAGACAACAACTACTACTCCTAGGCCTTTGCCAGATAGTTCTTTTATTACTGCTGCTAGAGAAGCACTTGGCATAGGGACATCAAGCACCTCAACAACAGCAGGAGACCTTGCTATGAAGGCTGCAGCTATGAGAATTGCAAAAGAAAAGGTCTTTGCTGCACAGAGAGATGCAACACTAGAGCAAAGGCATGAGTCCCATGAGAAGCAAGCTGCTGATGTGCTTGCCAGGAGAGAAGCAGAGAaggcaaagaacgaagaagagaaggaaaagaAGAGAGCAGAAGCACTAGCaaagaaagaagaagagaaggCAAAGAAGAGAGCAGAAGCACTAGCAAAGAGAGAAGAAGAGAAGGCAAATAAAGCCAAAAAATGGCAGCAGAGATAG
- the LOC109752604 gene encoding uncharacterized protein isoform X1: protein MAPEGSTMPKTKKRGRSKNSAAATSRITRSRATTTTESVEATNHQEQSAPNPTNTSPHLTSKDSNSLDADSGVQGSQDMIGTSEQPDNMITLQGQDALACSTGPTDRRPSRRGRGRGPTMGHGLQEYASKNGGRKMRIDFTAGKVRPTDPVQAAKLSSECGIHIRSRMHVATHWKDYAKSPLKHVIPHAIKDIALNFEMEKDDKVGNDVCTKVIQKGVRQQRYRLKKKYFNGYTAQEALSNKPANITHENWTSLVNKWSDERNKQLCQMNKENREAVKHHQKTGSMSYVAYFSKLKKDQYNN from the exons ATG GCACCTGAAGGTTCTACCATGCCAAAAACGAAAAAGCGTGGCAGATCCAAAAATAGTGCAGCTGCTACCTCAAGAATAACAAGATCTAGAGCTACCACAACAACTGAGTCAGTTGAAGCTACAAACCATCAAGAACAGTCTGCACCAAATCCAACAAACACATCACCTCACCTAACTTCTAAGGATAGCAACTCGCTTGACGCTGATTCAGGGGTACAAGGTTCTCAAGACATGATAGGCACATCTGAACAACCAGATAACATGATAACATTACAAGGCCAAG ATGCATTAGCATGCTCCACTGGTCCAACTGATCGACGACCGTCAAGGAGAGGTCGTGGACGTGGACCAACCATGGGGCATGGGCTTCAGGAGTATGCAAGCAAAAATGGAGGGAGGAAAATGCGTATTGATTTTACAGCAGGGAAAGTGAGACCTACAGACCCAGTCCAAGCAGCAAAGCTTTCTTCTGAGTGTGGTATCCACATCAGGAGCAGAATGCATGTTGCTACGCACTGGAAGGACTATGCCAAAAGCCCACTCAAACATGTTATTCCCCATGCTATTAAAGATATCGCG CTTAACTTTGAGATGGAAAAGGATGACAAGGTTGGGAATGATGTATGCACAAAAGTAATCCAGAAGGGTGTTCGACAACAACGCTACAGGCTAAAGAAGAAATACTTCAATGGTTATACTGCTCAGGAAGCATTATCAAATAAGCCAGCAAACATTACTCACGAGAATTGGACCAGCCTTGTCAATAAATGGTCCGATGAAAGAAACAAG CAATTATGTCAAATGAATAAGGAAAACCGAGAAGCTGTCAAGCATCACCAAAAGACTGGATCTATGTCTTATGTTGCCTATTTCAGCAAACTT AAAAAAGACCAGTACAATAATTAG
- the LOC109752598 gene encoding uncharacterized protein, which yields MEMQQQYFGGDGDADWFHQLALLPPLPISSSLPPLPMSEGSCLPMAAAAAAALPLGDCSSALMIRPEEQMSCLPMNPSPAVVDDVYSSYAPNNVDVLPPFPAGLDDPTAGLDDALLMESFSDIDLEEFADAVGHKIKTEPLDDAMVPADHDFAAQAQQACPVVIMNQQQLNAPRDVRLLIDPDDDDSTVVAGGYEAAAVGCAEQKQVRPAPRRVRKSSGGARPAAGGKSLDHIGFEELRTYFYMPITKAAREMNVGLTVLKKRCRELGVARWPHRKMKSLRSLILNIQEMGKGATSPAAVQGELEALERYCAIMEENPAIELTEQTKKLRQACFKENYKRRRAAASVNLLDHCYNDLASHEQQMPLPQMGFFGF from the exons ATGGAGATGCAACAGCAATACTTCGGCGGTGATGGCGATGCTGACTGGTTCCACCAGCTCGCCTTGCTCCCGCCTTTGCCGATCTCTTCGTCTCTGCCGCCTCTCCCCATGAG CGAGGGCAGCTGCTTAcccatggccgccgccgccgcggcggcgcTTCCTCTTGGGGATTGCTCATCAGCTCTCATGATTAG GCCGGAAGAACAGATGAGCTGCCTGCCGATGAACCCTTCGCCAGCTGTTGTCGATGATGTGTACAGCAGCTACGCCCCCAACAATGTCGACGTCCTCCCGCCGTTTCCTGCAGGTCTCGATGATCCCACGGCCGGCCTCGACGACGCGCTGCTCATGGAGTCCTTCAGCGATATCGACCTGGAGGAGTTCGCCGACGCCGTCGGCCACAAGATTAAGACCGAGCCTCTCGACGACGCTATGGTGCCGGCGGATCACGATTTCGCGGCCCAAGCGCAACAAGCGTGCCCGGTGGTGATCATGAACCAGCAGCAGCTGAATGCACCACGCGACGTGCGCCTGCTCATAGATCCCGACGACGATGACTCAACTGTCGTCGCCGGGGGCTATGAGGCTGCGGCCGTTGGGTGCGCTGAGCAGAAGCAGGTGAGGCCGGCGCCACGTCGTGTGCGCAAGAGCAGCGGTGGGGCACGCCCAGCCGCCGGTGGGAAAAGCCTCGATCACATAGGGTTTGAGGAGCTACGTACGTATTTCTACATGCCTATCACCAAGGCGGCGCGGGAGATGAACGTTGGTCTCACCGTGCTCAAGAAGCGCTGCCGCGAGCTCGGGGTCGCCCGCTGGCCTCACCGGAAGATGAAGAGCCTCAGGTCACTCATCCTCAACATCCAG GAGATGGGGAAGGGCGCAACGTCGCCGGCGGCTGTGCAAGGGGAACTAGAGGCGCTTGAGAGGTATTGCGCCATAATGGAGGAGAACCCGGCAATCGAGCTGACTGAGCAGACCAAGAAGCTGCGGCAGGCCTGCTTTAAGGAGAACTACAAGAGGAGGAGAGCGGCGGCCTCCGTCAACTTGCTCGACCATTGCTACAACGACTTGGCCAGTCATGAGCAGCAGATGCCATTGCCACAGATGGGTTTCTTTGGGTTCTAA